The Pseudomonas fluorescens genome segment GAGTCATTCTGGAGATCGATACACAACTGTATCGAATGTTGAAGGCATCGGCCGAGACCAATCATGTGAGTCTCGAAGAGGAGTGCTGCCGACGTCTTTCGGGAGGGGAGCGCCGCTCGCGCTATCTGCAGGCTTTACTGGCCGAACTGCGCGCCGAGGATGAACAGCGGCGCGCCAATTCGCGATGATTACTTTTTCTTCGCCGGAGCCGCTTTCGGGCAGTCCGATTCCTGATAACTGGCCGAACCGATGGCCCTGTTGGTCTTCACTTCGCTGAAGTCATAACGCATGACGGCCCCTTTGGCCATCAACTTGCGGTACGACGGGTTGTTGCAGACCGAAGCACCCAGCTGGAAATACACGGCCTTGGGATCGGCACGCATCTTGTCGGCATGACTTGCCTGGACGCTCAGGTGGTTGATCAGCGTAGTGCCTTCGACGGTGTAACCCTGATCGAGGATGTCTTCGTTGATCGCCCGTGGCGTGCCGACGCTGCTTTGTGCAGCGACGTTTTGCAGCTCTTTGTTCAGGTTCTGCTCTTTCAGGGACGCAGCCTGTACGCTGAAGGACAACGCCAGCGCGATGGCCGCGGTAGGAACGATAAGGCGCAGCATGAAACTCTCCTGATTCAGTGACTGGTGGTTCGACCAGCCCCGGGGCTGTGCGTTCAGTGGCGGCGAATTATAGGGGAGCCGGTCGGGAGGGTACAGGCTTGTGCTCGTTGCTCTGATAAACTGCCGGCCTTTATTGCCTTGCCGAGAGTT includes the following:
- a CDS encoding PA3611 family quorum-sensing-regulated virulence factor, encoding MLRLIVPTAAIALALSFSVQAASLKEQNLNKELQNVAAQSSVGTPRAINEDILDQGYTVEGTTLINHLSVQASHADKMRADPKAVYFQLGASVCNNPSYRKLMAKGAVMRYDFSEVKTNRAIGSASYQESDCPKAAPAKKK